Sequence from the Halopelagius inordinatus genome:
GGGGTACGACGTAGAGAGCGTCGTCGGGAAGGTGTCCGGCGGGGCGCAGATAATCGCGTTCACCACCGGGCGCGGAAGCACGACGGGCAACCCCATCGCGCCGGTCATCAAGGTGACCGGCAACCCGAAGACGTGGGGGAAGATGTCGAACAACATCGACGTGAACGCCGGAACGGTGTTCGACGGCGAGTCCATCGACTCCGTCGGCGAACGCGTCTTCGAGACGTTGGTCGAGGTGGCGGACGGACGGCGCACCGAGTCCGAACACCGGCGACTGGAGGAGTTCGCGATAAACGAGATTCAGCCGGAGGAACTCGACGCGGAGGCGGGAGCATGAAGGGCCGCGTCCTCGACGATACCCTCCTCCTGTTGAGCGACTCCGACAACGTCGGAACGACCGTCGACGACCTCGATTCGGGCACCGAAATCGAGTACGACGACCGGACCGTCGTCCTCTCTGCGGACGTTCCGTTCGGTCACAAGGTGGCGATCGAATCGCTCTCTGCGGGCGACGAGGTGCGGAAGTACGGCGAAGTCATCGGCACCGCGACGCAGGCGATAGCGCGCGGTGAGTGGGTCCACACGCACA
This genomic interval carries:
- a CDS encoding UxaA family hydrolase; translation: MKGRVLDDTLLLLSDSDNVGTTVDDLDSGTEIEYDDRTVVLSADVPFGHKVAIESLSAGDEVRKYGEVIGTATQAIARGEWVHTHNCESTRGRGDRAAIGGETA